In Treponema sp. J25, the genomic stretch TGGTGGAAGCAGCTTTTTAAGAATTGTATTCCGTATCTGGGCGCTATACCGAGCCATAGGTCACCTCCTGTTCCATCTTGTTCTAGGTGACAACTATTATGGCAGAGCGCGGTCCGGCAGGTGTTGTCATGCCGAATTTGTCTGTTGATTAGCAACAATATTTTTAGTTGTACTTTTTGCAGTTTGTATTGCAAATTAATTCCGCCTTTCTAAATGCCATATCATTTCTGCTGTTTGTCACTGTCATGACTGCAATTGTCAACTGAGCAATATGAACAGATATACCAAATCTCAAAATTTACCATACACGTCTTTAACACACGTTTCGGCATCTGGAGAGAAAACGCGCGCACCAAAAATCTGCTTTCCTATGAAAATGAAGTTAATGCTGTATCAATGGTTCCGCTTTTGTGTTATGCTTTCCATGGTTTTTTACCGTCCAGCCACCCGTATTCTTTCCAATGGGCAGCCTCAGGGTCATTTGATTTTTTCTTTATTCCGGCCATAAGATTAAACATAAATCGAATATAGAGAGACGGTTTTCCCAAATCCGCTTTCTCTACTGTTTTAGCAAGCCGTTTCATATCCGCTTCAATTTTTTTCTTTTTCTTATCATTGACCTCTTTCCAACTTGTTGCCTGAACCGCCGTTGCATATGTCTTTATATAGGGAACACCCCAGTATGCAAGCGTTCTTTTCAATTGAGAACAAACTCTGCCTGCGCCTACTATTCCGGCCGAAGTAGAAATCACGACCGCCTTCATATGAAACATACTGCTTTGCGGTCTATGTGGAATCCAGTACTGATGAAACAAATCTATAAATGCTTTCATAGGCGCTGAGGGAAGCATGCAATAATTCGGGCTCGTAAGTATGAGAATATCTGCTTGTTTCATAGCATCGGCAATAACTTTCTTCTCTTCATAAAAGGGACAAACAGATAAATCCTTCATACAGCTATAGCACCCCAGGCAGAAATGATTCAGATCCCTCGGTAAAAAGAATTCTGTGATTTCTTTCTCACTGCTAAAGCTGTTTGTCAACAGATTTCCGATGTGCCATGTACTGCCTTTATGATTTTGTCCATTAATCACAACAATCTTCATAGTAATATTTCTCCTTTTTTCTTGTCTTTTCATGAACTCAGGGAAATCGCGCAAAATTCCCGATCTGCGGTTCATATTCAATCCTCCTTCAAACAGCCGGCGGAC encodes the following:
- a CDS encoding NAD(P)H-dependent oxidoreductase yields the protein MNRRSGILRDFPEFMKRQEKRRNITMKIVVINGQNHKGSTWHIGNLLTNSFSSEKEITEFFLPRDLNHFCLGCYSCMKDLSVCPFYEEKKVIADAMKQADILILTSPNYCMLPSAPMKAFIDLFHQYWIPHRPQSSMFHMKAVVISTSAGIVGAGRVCSQLKRTLAYWGVPYIKTYATAVQATSWKEVNDKKKKKIEADMKRLAKTVEKADLGKPSLYIRFMFNLMAGIKKKSNDPEAAHWKEYGWLDGKKPWKA